The Actinocatenispora sera genome has a window encoding:
- the dusB gene encoding tRNA dihydrouridine synthase DusB gives MPGPLRLGPYELPAPVVLAPMAGITNVAFRALCAEHGGGLYECEMVTTRALVERNPKTLRMIEFGATERPRSLQLYGVDPRVTADAVRMVVGEGLADHIDLNFGCPVPKVTRKGGGSALPWRRRLFEAIVRGAVEAAAPAGVPVTVKLRRGIDDEHLTFLDAGRIAQDAGVAWVALHGRTAAQRYSGTADWASIAELKGALSVPVLGNGDIWEADDALRMVRQTGCDGVVVGRGCLGRPWLFADLATAFAGGTGRVLPTLGEVAATMRRHAVLLGEWLGSERDGCVDFRKHVAWYLKGFPVGSALRRALAMSSSLSELDGLLAQLDPTEPFPVAELGKPRGRTSAPGRVVLPEGWLADRDALTVPSAAELDVSGG, from the coding sequence CTGCCCGGGCCGCTGCGGCTCGGCCCGTACGAGCTGCCCGCACCGGTGGTGCTGGCGCCGATGGCCGGCATCACCAACGTGGCGTTCCGGGCGCTGTGCGCCGAGCACGGCGGCGGGCTGTACGAGTGCGAGATGGTCACCACCCGCGCGCTGGTCGAACGGAACCCCAAGACGCTGCGCATGATCGAGTTCGGCGCGACCGAGCGCCCGCGCAGCCTCCAGCTGTACGGGGTGGACCCGCGGGTCACCGCGGACGCGGTGCGGATGGTGGTGGGCGAGGGGCTCGCCGATCACATCGACCTGAACTTCGGCTGCCCGGTACCGAAGGTGACCCGCAAGGGCGGCGGCTCGGCGCTGCCGTGGCGCCGCCGGCTGTTCGAGGCGATCGTGCGCGGGGCGGTCGAGGCGGCCGCGCCGGCCGGGGTGCCGGTGACGGTGAAGCTGCGCCGCGGCATCGACGACGAGCACCTCACCTTCCTGGACGCGGGGCGGATCGCGCAGGACGCCGGCGTCGCCTGGGTGGCGTTGCACGGGCGGACGGCCGCACAGCGCTACTCCGGTACCGCCGACTGGGCGTCGATCGCCGAGCTGAAGGGCGCGCTGTCGGTGCCGGTGCTCGGCAACGGCGACATCTGGGAGGCCGACGACGCGCTGCGGATGGTGCGCCAGACCGGCTGCGACGGCGTGGTCGTCGGCCGCGGCTGCCTCGGCCGGCCGTGGCTGTTCGCCGACCTGGCCACGGCGTTCGCCGGTGGCACCGGCCGGGTGCTGCCGACCCTGGGCGAGGTGGCCGCGACGATGCGCCGGCACGCGGTACTGCTGGGCGAGTGGCTCGGATCGGAGCGGGACGGCTGCGTCGACTTCCGCAAGCACGTCGCCTGGTACCTCAAGGGGTTCCCGGTGGGCAGCGCGCTGCGGCGCGCCCTGGCGATGTCCTCGTCGCTGTCCGAGCTGGACGGCCTGCTCGCGCAGCTGGACCCGACCGAACCGTTCCCGGTGGCGGAGCTGGGCAAGCCGCGTGGCCGCACCTCGGCGCCGGGCCGGGTGGTGCTGCCCGAGGGCTGGCTGGCCGACCGGGACGCGCTGACCGTCCCGTCCGCGGCGGAACTCGACGTCTCGGGCGGCTGA
- a CDS encoding glycine--tRNA ligase produces the protein MPVDRIDAIVSLAKRRGFVFPSSEIYGGSKSAWDYGPLGVELKENVRRAWWRSMVTFRDDVVGLDSAVILAPEVWAASGHLTEFVDPLTECQSCHKRYRADHLTEEHTARHGAAPASLADLTCANCGNRGTFSPPRNFNGLVRTSLGPVEDSSSTHYLRPETAQGIFVNFLNVMQSSRRKPPFGIAQVGKSFRNEITPGNFIFRTREFEQMELEFFCKPGEDEQWHEHWLAERWRWWTDLGLSERNLRRNEHPAAKLAHYAKRTVDIEYRFGFGGKDFDELEGVSNRSDFDLRTHSTASGTDLSYFDQENGERWFPYVIEPAAGLTRAVLAFLLEAHDVDKAPNTKGGMDSRTVLRFDPRLAPVKVAVLPLSRNPQLSPKARGLATDLRRRWSVEFDDAGAIGRRYRRQDEIGTPYCVTVDFDTLSDNAVTVRDRDSMKQERVSLDHAEAYLAERLPGC, from the coding sequence GTGCCTGTGGACCGCATCGATGCGATCGTGAGCCTGGCCAAGCGCCGTGGCTTCGTCTTCCCCTCCAGCGAGATCTACGGCGGGTCGAAATCCGCCTGGGACTACGGTCCGCTCGGCGTCGAGCTGAAGGAGAACGTGCGGCGGGCGTGGTGGCGCTCCATGGTGACGTTCCGGGACGACGTGGTGGGGCTCGATTCGGCGGTGATCCTGGCGCCGGAGGTGTGGGCCGCGTCCGGTCACCTGACCGAGTTCGTCGACCCGCTCACCGAGTGCCAGTCCTGCCACAAGCGGTACCGCGCCGACCATCTCACCGAGGAACACACCGCCCGGCACGGCGCCGCGCCGGCCAGCCTGGCCGACCTGACCTGCGCCAACTGCGGCAACCGCGGCACCTTCAGCCCGCCGCGCAACTTCAACGGGCTGGTGCGCACCTCCCTCGGCCCGGTGGAGGACAGCTCGTCGACCCACTACCTGCGGCCGGAGACGGCGCAGGGGATCTTCGTCAACTTCCTCAACGTGATGCAGTCGTCCCGGCGCAAGCCGCCGTTCGGCATCGCGCAGGTCGGCAAGTCGTTCCGGAACGAGATCACCCCCGGCAACTTCATCTTCCGCACCCGCGAGTTCGAGCAGATGGAGCTGGAGTTCTTCTGCAAGCCGGGGGAGGACGAGCAGTGGCACGAGCATTGGCTCGCCGAGCGGTGGCGCTGGTGGACCGATCTCGGACTGTCCGAGCGCAACCTGCGTCGCAACGAGCATCCGGCGGCGAAGCTGGCGCACTACGCCAAGCGCACCGTCGACATCGAGTACCGCTTCGGCTTCGGTGGTAAGGACTTCGACGAGCTGGAGGGCGTGTCGAACAGGTCCGACTTCGACCTGCGCACCCACTCCACCGCGTCCGGCACGGACCTGTCCTACTTCGACCAGGAGAACGGCGAACGCTGGTTCCCGTACGTGATCGAGCCGGCCGCGGGCCTGACCCGCGCGGTGCTCGCCTTCCTGCTGGAGGCGCACGACGTGGACAAGGCGCCGAACACCAAGGGCGGCATGGACTCCCGGACGGTGCTGCGGTTCGACCCGCGGCTGGCGCCGGTGAAGGTTGCGGTACTTCCGTTGTCGCGCAACCCACAGCTGTCACCGAAGGCCCGCGGGCTGGCCACCGACCTGCGCCGGCGGTGGAGCGTGGAGTTCGACGACGCCGGTGCGATCGGCCGGCGGTACCGGCGGCAGGACGAGATCGGTACCCCGTACTGCGTGACGGTCGACTTCGACACGCTGTCCGACAACGCGGTCACGGTTCGCGACCGCGACTCGATGAAGCAGGAACGGGTCAGTCTCGACCACGCGGAGGCATACCTCGCGGAGCGGCTGCCCGGCTGCTGA
- a CDS encoding low temperature requirement protein A, whose product MTEAQPEKRVSWAELFFDLVFVFAITEVSELVHEHHSWFGVLRALTVFVPLYWTWVGASMQANLRDLGPIRYRLALFAVGLTGLFMALAVPAAYGERGLLFATSYWVGRLLLAGIAFAGRGRRSNPPFLIAAVVSGPLLVIGGALDGPARLALWAIAAVIDLAAPTLTRARLRALHFDAPHLTERFGLLVLIALGESVVAIGAPAAAEHELSAGVLGAVAAAFALSCGLWWVYFQYAQDAMRFSMATAQVQNDVARHVLSYAHLSFVGAIIAAAVGMREAVAHPGEHLNWAVTGLLYGGAALYLATFGYTRWQMFRLVSTTRLAAAGVVLALLPIAPFLPALAALVLLAAALAALNAIEHRRVRKAELAAAEQAG is encoded by the coding sequence GTGACCGAAGCACAACCCGAAAAGCGGGTCAGCTGGGCCGAACTGTTCTTCGATCTGGTGTTCGTGTTCGCCATCACCGAGGTCTCGGAGCTGGTGCACGAACACCATTCGTGGTTCGGCGTGCTGCGCGCCCTGACCGTGTTCGTCCCCCTGTACTGGACCTGGGTGGGCGCGTCGATGCAGGCGAACCTGCGCGATCTGGGCCCGATCAGGTACCGGCTGGCGCTGTTCGCGGTGGGGCTGACCGGCCTGTTCATGGCGCTTGCGGTACCGGCGGCGTACGGCGAGCGCGGCCTGCTGTTCGCCACCTCGTACTGGGTCGGCCGGTTGCTGCTGGCCGGCATCGCGTTCGCCGGTCGCGGCCGGAGATCCAACCCGCCGTTCCTGATCGCGGCGGTGGTCTCCGGTCCGCTGCTGGTGATCGGCGGAGCGCTGGACGGTCCGGCCCGGCTCGCGCTGTGGGCGATCGCCGCGGTGATCGACCTGGCCGCGCCGACGCTCACCCGCGCCCGGCTGCGCGCGCTGCACTTCGACGCGCCGCACCTGACCGAGCGGTTCGGGCTGCTGGTCCTGATCGCGCTGGGCGAGTCGGTGGTCGCGATCGGCGCGCCGGCGGCCGCCGAGCACGAGCTGTCGGCCGGCGTGCTGGGGGCGGTGGCCGCCGCGTTCGCGCTCAGTTGCGGGTTGTGGTGGGTCTACTTCCAGTACGCGCAGGACGCGATGCGGTTCTCGATGGCCACCGCGCAGGTGCAGAACGACGTCGCCCGGCACGTGCTGTCGTACGCGCACCTGTCGTTCGTCGGCGCCATCATCGCGGCGGCCGTCGGTATGCGGGAGGCGGTCGCCCACCCCGGCGAGCACCTGAACTGGGCGGTGACCGGACTGCTGTACGGCGGCGCCGCGCTGTATCTCGCCACGTTCGGCTACACCCGCTGGCAGATGTTCCGGCTCGTGTCGACGACCCGGCTCGCCGCCGCCGGGGTGGTACTGGCGCTGCTGCCGATCGCGCCGTTCCTGCCCGCGCTCGCCGCGCTGGTACTGCTCGCCGCCGCGCTCGCCGCCCTCAACGCGATCGAGCACCGCCGCGTCCGCAAGGCCGAACTCGCCGCCGCAGAGCAGGCCGGCTAG
- a CDS encoding alpha-L-fucosidase produces MPRGPRRTIPAPLLDVSFGGSFSAGDAYTAATGETMAGALTRRTGAESIDAEHGAVLHGGADGLAFVPAAPVSGGRLQRPFVVEAAFTAIVVEAAVTSTGRQGSPATVLAVGGALFARYAGNQLQYGFSVLAGGGRTDVSRTVAAPAAGGPHVLSLAYEPGDGGATLHAFLDGDRLPDAVSTAGAASWAPGAPGSTVSLGSEVSPGGAGGLAGSVRRVRLAALPGPFTAADLALQRFRPAATRAGADAGPAARGTAPRAAAKYAPAQRLAITPGEPLNSLVAKASALRPSQRQLDWQRLGRTAFLHFGMNTFTGQEWGTGTEDPDLFAPRDLDTDQWARTLRDSGFELAILVVKHHDGFVLYPSRHTGHSVASSAWRGGAGDVLREFVNSMHSHGLKAGVYLSPADENQYHDGVYANGSARTRRTIPTLVDGDDRAARVADGSLPTFHLTADDYGTYMLDQLYEVLTEYGPIDQVWFDGAPGRIPPDAVEPYDFASWYSLIRSLAPRAVISVTGPDVRWVGNENGVARQNEWSVLPTVTRADGAPDYALGFAAPDQGSDAALLAGRDAGATELSWWPAECDVSLRDGWFFHPDQAPKSVARLVDLHHRSVGRNAVLLFNVPPDTDGRINAADGTRLAEWQAELHRLMPADLARGARVTGDGSSPGAVVDGRDGSDWTAPGPDTGTLTLTLPAATRIERVVLAEDLRHGQQLVRAVLEEPDGAGGWSAVATVGTVGARRIVVLDRPIDTDAIRLRVLGSRAAVHLHRISLYCAES; encoded by the coding sequence GTGCCACGAGGACCGCGGCGCACGATTCCCGCACCGTTGCTGGACGTGTCGTTCGGCGGGTCGTTCTCCGCCGGCGACGCGTACACCGCCGCCACCGGTGAGACGATGGCCGGTGCGCTGACCCGCCGTACCGGTGCCGAGTCGATCGACGCGGAGCACGGTGCCGTGCTGCACGGCGGCGCGGACGGGCTGGCCTTCGTGCCGGCCGCGCCGGTCAGCGGCGGCCGCCTGCAGCGTCCCTTCGTCGTCGAGGCCGCCTTCACTGCGATCGTCGTCGAGGCCGCCGTCACTTCGACCGGCCGCCAGGGATCGCCGGCGACGGTGCTCGCGGTCGGCGGTGCCCTGTTCGCCCGCTACGCCGGAAACCAGCTGCAGTACGGGTTCTCGGTGCTCGCCGGCGGCGGCCGGACCGACGTGAGCCGTACCGTGGCCGCGCCGGCGGCGGGCGGGCCGCACGTGCTGTCGCTCGCGTACGAGCCGGGCGACGGTGGGGCGACGCTGCACGCGTTCCTGGACGGCGACCGGCTGCCGGATGCGGTGAGTACGGCCGGGGCGGCGAGCTGGGCGCCCGGTGCGCCGGGGAGCACCGTGAGCCTCGGCAGCGAGGTCAGCCCCGGTGGGGCCGGCGGCCTGGCCGGGTCGGTGCGCCGGGTCCGCCTCGCCGCCCTCCCCGGACCGTTCACGGCCGCGGACCTTGCGCTGCAACGCTTCCGGCCGGCCGCGACTCGGGCCGGCGCCGACGCCGGCCCCGCCGCGCGCGGCACGGCCCCGCGCGCGGCGGCGAAGTACGCGCCGGCGCAGCGGCTGGCGATCACGCCGGGGGAGCCCCTGAACTCCTTGGTGGCCAAGGCATCCGCGCTGCGGCCGTCGCAGCGGCAACTGGACTGGCAGCGGCTGGGCCGGACCGCGTTCCTGCACTTCGGCATGAACACCTTCACCGGCCAGGAGTGGGGTACGGGCACCGAGGATCCGGACCTGTTCGCGCCGCGGGACCTGGACACCGACCAGTGGGCGAGGACGTTGCGGGACAGCGGGTTCGAGCTCGCGATCCTGGTGGTCAAGCACCACGACGGTTTCGTGCTCTACCCGTCGCGCCACACCGGGCACAGCGTCGCGTCGAGTGCCTGGCGCGGTGGCGCCGGTGACGTGCTGCGCGAGTTCGTGAACTCGATGCACTCCCACGGCCTCAAGGCCGGCGTCTACCTGTCGCCGGCGGATGAGAACCAGTACCACGACGGGGTGTACGCCAACGGCAGCGCGCGGACCAGGCGGACGATCCCGACCCTGGTGGACGGGGACGACCGGGCGGCCCGGGTCGCCGACGGCAGCCTGCCCACCTTCCACCTCACCGCCGACGACTACGGCACCTACATGCTCGACCAGCTGTACGAGGTGCTGACCGAGTACGGCCCGATCGACCAGGTGTGGTTCGACGGCGCGCCGGGGCGGATCCCGCCGGACGCGGTCGAGCCGTACGACTTCGCCAGCTGGTACTCGCTGATCCGGTCGCTGGCGCCGCGCGCGGTGATCTCGGTGACCGGCCCGGACGTGCGCTGGGTCGGCAACGAGAACGGCGTCGCCCGGCAGAACGAGTGGAGCGTGTTGCCGACCGTCACCCGCGCCGACGGTGCGCCGGACTACGCGCTCGGATTCGCCGCGCCGGACCAGGGCAGCGATGCCGCGCTGCTCGCCGGCCGGGACGCCGGCGCCACCGAGCTGTCCTGGTGGCCGGCGGAGTGCGACGTGTCGCTGCGCGACGGCTGGTTCTTCCATCCCGACCAGGCGCCGAAGTCGGTGGCGCGGCTGGTGGACCTCCACCACCGGTCGGTCGGCCGCAACGCGGTGCTGCTGTTCAACGTGCCTCCGGACACCGATGGCCGGATCAATGCCGCGGACGGGACCCGGCTCGCCGAGTGGCAGGCGGAACTGCACCGGCTGATGCCGGCCGACCTGGCCCGCGGCGCCCGGGTGACCGGCGACGGCAGCTCGCCCGGCGCCGTGGTCGACGGCAGGGACGGCAGCGACTGGACCGCGCCCGGGCCGGACACCGGCACGCTCACCCTCACCCTGCCCGCCGCCACCAGGATCGAGCGGGTGGTGCTGGCCGAGGACCTCCGGCACGGCCAGCAGCTGGTGCGGGCGGTACTGGAGGAACCCGACGGCGCAGGCGGCTGGTCCGCGGTCGCCACCGTCGGCACGGTCGGCGCGCGGCGCATCGTCGTACTCGACCGGCCGATCGACACCGACGCGATACGGCTGCGCGTCCTCGGCTCCCGGGCCGCCGTGCACCTGCACCGGATCAGCCTGTACTGCGCCGAATCCTGA
- a CDS encoding VOC family protein: protein MARLDALCFDAHDPADLARFWAGVLGWDPADDPAGAALTPTDDTGFRIRCLASDEPKRGQNQIHFDLTSASAEQQEQTVARVLELGGRHIDIGQGPDADHAVMADPDGNEFCVLPAGNRFLADCGFLGALSCDGSQAVGYFWSKALGWPLVWDQDEETAIRSPHGGPKVTWGGPPVAPKLGKNRLHFDLAPDGDPAAELDRLLALGATRLDSEQGAADRTVLADPDGNEFCLLSR, encoded by the coding sequence ATGGCCCGCCTCGACGCGCTCTGTTTCGACGCGCACGACCCTGCCGATCTGGCCCGCTTCTGGGCCGGCGTACTCGGCTGGGATCCGGCCGACGACCCGGCCGGCGCCGCGCTGACACCCACCGACGACACCGGGTTCCGGATCCGATGTCTGGCCTCGGACGAGCCCAAACGCGGGCAGAACCAGATCCACTTCGACCTCACCAGCGCCTCGGCCGAGCAGCAGGAGCAGACCGTGGCCCGGGTGCTGGAACTCGGCGGCCGGCACATCGACATCGGGCAGGGCCCTGACGCCGACCACGCGGTCATGGCCGACCCGGACGGCAACGAGTTCTGCGTGCTGCCGGCCGGCAACCGCTTCCTCGCCGACTGCGGCTTCCTCGGCGCGTTGTCCTGTGACGGTTCCCAGGCCGTCGGGTACTTCTGGAGCAAGGCGCTGGGCTGGCCGCTGGTGTGGGACCAGGACGAGGAGACGGCCATCCGGTCGCCGCACGGCGGGCCCAAGGTGACCTGGGGCGGCCCGCCCGTCGCGCCCAAGCTGGGCAAGAACCGGCTGCACTTCGACCTCGCGCCGGACGGCGATCCGGCGGCCGAGCTCGACCGGCTGCTCGCGCTCGGCGCGACCCGGCTCGACTCGGAACAGGGTGCCGCCGACCGGACCGTACTGGCCGACCCGGACGGCAACGAGTTCTGCCTGCTGTCCCGCTGA
- a CDS encoding Fur family transcriptional regulator encodes MGRATRQRAAVVQLLSEVDEFRSAQDLHAMLRGQGDAVGLTTVYRTLQALADAGEVDTMRPPNGEHLYRRCRQGDHHHHLVCRRCGATVEVAGPAVEQWAAKVAAEHGYRQVSHTVEIFGDCPSCAG; translated from the coding sequence ATGGGGCGGGCCACCCGGCAGCGGGCGGCGGTGGTGCAGCTGCTGTCGGAGGTCGACGAGTTCCGCAGCGCGCAGGACCTGCACGCGATGCTGCGCGGCCAGGGCGACGCCGTCGGCCTGACCACGGTGTACCGCACCCTCCAGGCGCTCGCCGACGCCGGTGAGGTGGACACCATGCGCCCGCCCAACGGCGAGCACCTGTACCGGCGGTGCCGGCAGGGGGACCACCACCATCACCTGGTCTGCCGGCGGTGCGGCGCGACGGTCGAGGTGGCCGGTCCGGCGGTCGAGCAGTGGGCCGCGAAGGTCGCTGCCGAGCACGGGTACCGGCAGGTCTCGCACACCGTGGAGATCTTCGGTGACTGCCCGTCCTGCGCCGGCTGA
- a CDS encoding NF041680 family putative transposase, whose protein sequence is MISVPQPYRRVVGGQLSRFRRDFYACLTSRADGLFEACDALLCVDGPVRSLPELSLAGVHRRGHGGLYGALAAGRIDSDRLRQAMLGCTLPRAGDGRIVLAVDVTCWLRPEAHTSPGRMMCHTYGRGKDQHIGVPGWPWSVVVALETGRSSWTAPLDAVRLAPGEDAAAVTAYQLRRVVTGLIEAGHWDAGDPEILIVADAGYDGPRLSFVLADLPVRVLVRMRSDRVLRRAALSDRRHTVGRPCRHGSEFVFGQTATWGEPDVQISTDTRHYGPARIRAWDRLHPRLTHRTAWAAHTGDLPVLEGTVIRLDVERLPSGAIPKPVWLWHSATDLDPGQVDLAWQAFLRRFDIEHTFRMLKQTLGWTCPKLRDPAAAERWTWLVLAAYTQLRLARNVAADLRRPWEKPLPPQRVTPARLRRGFRYLHPRLPPLAAAPKLCRPGPGRPAGHPNQRPAARHDVHTASRPDRPKPHRHKPKKPSATPRPRRTG, encoded by the coding sequence GTGATCAGTGTGCCTCAACCATATCGTCGGGTCGTCGGCGGGCAGTTGAGCCGGTTCCGGCGGGACTTTTATGCGTGTTTGACGTCCCGGGCCGATGGCCTGTTCGAGGCGTGTGACGCCTTGTTGTGTGTCGATGGGCCGGTGCGGTCGTTGCCGGAGTTGTCGCTGGCCGGAGTCCACCGCCGTGGTCACGGTGGTCTGTATGGCGCGCTGGCGGCTGGCCGTATCGACTCCGATCGGTTGCGGCAAGCGATGTTGGGGTGCACGTTGCCGCGGGCGGGTGATGGGCGGATCGTGCTGGCGGTGGACGTGACGTGTTGGTTGCGGCCCGAGGCACATACCAGTCCCGGCCGGATGATGTGTCATACCTACGGTCGTGGCAAGGATCAGCACATCGGGGTGCCGGGCTGGCCGTGGTCGGTGGTGGTGGCGTTGGAGACCGGACGGTCGTCATGGACCGCGCCGTTGGACGCGGTCCGGTTGGCTCCGGGTGAGGACGCGGCGGCCGTGACCGCTTACCAGCTACGGCGGGTCGTGACCGGCCTGATCGAGGCAGGGCATTGGGATGCCGGTGATCCGGAGATCCTGATCGTGGCCGACGCCGGCTACGACGGTCCCCGCCTGTCGTTCGTGCTGGCCGATCTGCCGGTGCGGGTGCTGGTGCGGATGCGTTCCGACCGGGTCCTACGCCGAGCGGCTCTGTCTGATCGTCGGCATACGGTGGGCCGGCCGTGCCGGCACGGCAGCGAGTTCGTGTTCGGCCAGACGGCAACCTGGGGCGAGCCCGATGTCCAGATCTCCACCGACACCAGGCATTACGGGCCGGCGCGTATCCGTGCTTGGGACCGTCTGCATCCGCGGTTGACGCACCGCACCGCCTGGGCCGCGCATACCGGCGATCTGCCGGTGCTGGAAGGCACCGTCATCCGCCTCGACGTCGAGAGGCTGCCCTCGGGCGCGATCCCGAAACCGGTGTGGCTGTGGCATTCGGCCACCGACCTGGACCCTGGGCAGGTCGACCTGGCATGGCAGGCGTTCCTGCGCCGCTTCGACATCGAGCACACCTTCCGCATGCTCAAACAGACCCTGGGCTGGACCTGCCCGAAACTACGCGACCCGGCCGCGGCCGAACGCTGGACATGGCTGGTGCTGGCCGCCTACACCCAACTACGCCTCGCACGAAACGTCGCGGCGGACCTGCGTCGGCCGTGGGAGAAACCCCTCCCGCCACAGCGGGTGACCCCGGCACGCCTCCGGCGAGGGTTTCGATACCTGCACCCGCGGCTGCCTCCTCTAGCGGCTGCGCCGAAACTCTGCCGGCCCGGGCCAGGACGCCCAGCCGGGCACCCCAACCAACGGCCAGCCGCCCGCCATGACGTGCACACGGCGTCCAGACCGGACCGACCCAAACCGCATCGCCACAAACCTAAGAAGCCGTCGGCCACGCCACGACCCCGACGAACAGGTTAA
- a CDS encoding antibiotic biosynthesis monooxygenase family protein has protein sequence MGDVVLVVNRFVLGAGQLDERDVTGPDADAERDFLSRAEPALAALAGCTGFVHGELGRAVDDPTRWCLVTRWASIGAYRRALGSYQVKIAATALLAEAVEEPAGYEVLRGADADGIRVEHSDRAPGEANRPPRR, from the coding sequence GTGGGGGACGTCGTGCTGGTGGTCAACCGATTCGTGCTGGGCGCCGGCCAACTCGACGAGCGGGACGTGACCGGGCCGGACGCGGATGCCGAGCGCGACTTTCTCAGCCGGGCCGAACCGGCGCTCGCGGCGCTGGCCGGCTGCACCGGCTTCGTGCACGGCGAGCTGGGGCGCGCGGTCGACGATCCGACCCGCTGGTGCCTGGTGACCCGGTGGGCGTCCATCGGCGCGTACCGGCGGGCGCTCGGCTCGTACCAGGTGAAGATCGCCGCGACCGCGCTGCTGGCCGAGGCGGTCGAGGAGCCCGCCGGGTACGAGGTGCTGCGCGGCGCCGACGCCGACGGCATCCGCGTCGAACACAGCGATCGGGCGCCGGGCGAGGCCAACCGCCCGCCGCGGCGGTAA
- a CDS encoding DUF6703 family protein — MDPYLVSGNATGTARRRYAAPEGCGRHAGRSFVGARPHRAAPTALGSVTMSEGSPVARRAQVLLAWLAGLPRTGVFLFALAVVLVGLFAPGLVGAIMLLLIAAGLVAVLRVTWPRLLAARRAMQLLLIAVLVIIAVVKLA, encoded by the coding sequence ATCGATCCGTACCTCGTTTCCGGCAACGCTACCGGTACCGCCCGGCGCCGGTACGCGGCACCGGAGGGTTGTGGCAGGCATGCCGGGAGGAGTTTCGTCGGGGCGCGGCCCCACCGGGCGGCGCCGACGGCGCTAGGGTCGGTGACTATGTCGGAAGGTTCACCGGTGGCACGGCGGGCGCAGGTGCTGCTCGCCTGGCTGGCCGGGCTGCCGCGTACCGGAGTGTTCCTTTTCGCCCTGGCCGTGGTGTTGGTCGGACTGTTCGCCCCGGGTCTGGTCGGCGCGATCATGTTGCTGCTGATCGCGGCCGGGCTGGTCGCGGTGCTGCGGGTGACCTGGCCACGGCTGCTCGCGGCCCGCCGGGCGATGCAGCTGCTGCTGATCGCCGTGCTCGTGATCATCGCGGTGGTCAAGCTGGCCTGA
- a CDS encoding serine hydrolase: protein MTARPAPADGLAATYARCTGAAGGRWHSYLTVFGETVLDADPDAVVVAASVQKVAIAAAALAAVDRRELALTDTVELTAELVAGGTGTLHLQAAFGDRLTVAHLVVALVNGSDNTAVRLLGRLLPGPRINDFLAAQGFRHTRVQPLPADERHFFLGTTTARETHELLRRLATGALLSPAGTDTVLRAMRWAQPGYCDGVRRYLSSAQRRRAAVKHGADEDRRHEVGIVFDLDGAPAATFAFLADGLSDPDDYGGTHPAVRAHAALGRALLDAVGG, encoded by the coding sequence GTGACTGCCCGTCCTGCGCCGGCTGACGGGCTCGCCGCGACCTACGCGCGGTGTACCGGGGCGGCCGGCGGGCGCTGGCACTCGTACCTGACGGTGTTCGGCGAGACGGTGCTCGATGCGGACCCGGACGCGGTGGTGGTCGCGGCGAGCGTGCAGAAGGTGGCGATCGCGGCCGCTGCGCTCGCCGCCGTCGACCGCCGCGAGCTGGCGCTGACCGACACCGTCGAGCTGACCGCGGAGCTGGTCGCAGGCGGCACCGGCACGCTGCACCTGCAGGCGGCCTTCGGTGACCGGCTGACCGTCGCGCACCTGGTGGTGGCGCTGGTGAACGGCTCCGACAACACCGCGGTCCGGTTGCTCGGCCGGCTGCTGCCCGGTCCCCGCATCAACGACTTCCTTGCCGCGCAAGGGTTCCGGCACACCCGGGTGCAGCCGCTGCCGGCCGACGAGCGGCACTTCTTTCTCGGTACCACCACCGCCCGGGAGACGCACGAGCTGCTGCGCCGGCTCGCGACCGGCGCGCTGCTCTCCCCGGCCGGTACCGACACGGTGCTGCGGGCGATGCGCTGGGCGCAGCCCGGGTACTGCGACGGGGTGCGCCGGTACCTGTCGTCGGCGCAGCGCCGGCGGGCGGCGGTCAAGCACGGCGCGGACGAGGACCGCCGGCACGAGGTGGGCATCGTGTTCGACCTCGACGGCGCGCCGGCGGCCACGTTCGCGTTCCTCGCCGACGGGCTGAGCGACCCGGACGACTACGGCGGAACCCACCCGGCGGTACGCGCGCACGCCGCGCTCGGCCGCGCCCTGCTCGACGCGGTGGGCGGGTGA